Proteins encoded in a region of the Mycolicibacterium chitae genome:
- a CDS encoding acyl-CoA dehydrogenase family protein, whose amino-acid sequence MTTNSIRHESAVGLQKHKRTATDIGLALITPIVGQEFLDKYNLRDPLNRGLRYGVRTVFSAAGASTRQFKRVQGLGKAPTRLETNGAQKGSDYFDLTPDDDQQMIVDTVREFAAEILRPAALEADEAATYPPELLAKAAELGVTAINIPEDFDGIAEHRATVTNALVAEALAYGDMGLALPILAPGGVASALTHWGSADQQATYLAEFAGENVPQACLAIAEPLPLFDPTALKTTAVRTPSGYRLDGVKSLVPAAADAEMFIIAAQLNGKPTLFIVEAGAKGLTVKADPSMGIRAAALGQVELDKVSVPLSARLGEDVEEAEHDRNYSEAIALSRLGWAALAVGTSHAVLDYVIPYVKEREAFGEPIAHRQSVAFMCANIAIELDGLRLITWRGASRAEQGLPFAREAALARKLGADRGMQIGLDGVQLLGGHGYTKEHPVERWYRDLRAIGVAEGVVVL is encoded by the coding sequence ATGACCACCAATTCCATCCGCCACGAGAGCGCCGTCGGTCTGCAGAAGCACAAGCGCACCGCCACCGATATCGGGCTGGCCCTGATCACCCCGATCGTGGGTCAGGAGTTCCTGGACAAGTACAACCTGCGCGACCCGCTCAACCGGGGTTTGCGCTACGGGGTCAGGACGGTGTTCTCCGCGGCCGGCGCCTCGACCCGCCAGTTCAAGCGCGTCCAAGGGCTCGGGAAGGCCCCCACGCGGCTGGAAACCAATGGGGCACAGAAGGGTTCGGACTACTTCGACCTGACCCCCGATGACGATCAGCAGATGATCGTCGACACGGTGCGCGAATTCGCCGCGGAGATCCTGCGCCCGGCCGCGCTCGAGGCCGACGAGGCCGCGACCTACCCGCCCGAACTGCTGGCCAAGGCCGCCGAGTTGGGCGTCACCGCCATCAACATCCCCGAGGACTTCGACGGCATCGCCGAGCACCGCGCCACGGTGACCAACGCGCTGGTGGCCGAGGCCCTGGCCTACGGCGACATGGGCCTGGCGCTGCCCATCCTGGCGCCCGGCGGCGTCGCCTCGGCCCTGACCCACTGGGGCAGCGCCGATCAGCAGGCGACCTACCTCGCGGAGTTCGCCGGCGAGAACGTGCCGCAGGCGTGCCTGGCCATCGCCGAACCGCTGCCGCTGTTCGACCCGACCGCGCTCAAGACCACCGCGGTGCGCACGCCGAGCGGGTACCGGCTGGACGGGGTGAAGTCGCTGGTGCCGGCCGCCGCCGACGCCGAAATGTTCATCATCGCAGCGCAACTCAACGGCAAGCCCACGCTGTTCATCGTCGAGGCGGGCGCCAAGGGGCTGACCGTCAAGGCCGACCCCAGCATGGGCATCCGCGCCGCCGCCCTCGGCCAGGTGGAGCTGGACAAGGTGTCCGTGCCGCTGTCGGCGCGCCTCGGCGAGGACGTCGAGGAGGCCGAGCACGACCGCAACTACTCCGAGGCGATCGCGCTGTCCCGGCTGGGCTGGGCCGCCCTGGCCGTCGGCACCTCGCACGCGGTGCTCGACTACGTCATCCCCTACGTCAAGGAGCGCGAGGCCTTCGGCGAGCCGATCGCCCACCGGCAGTCGGTGGCGTTCATGTGCGCCAACATCGCCATCGAACTCGACGGCCTGCGGCTGATCACCTGGCGGGGCGCGTCCCGCGCCGAACAGGGCCTGCCGTTCGCCCGGGAGGCCGCACTGGCCCGCAAGCTCGGCGCCGACAGGGGCATGCAGATCGGCCTGGACGGCGTCCAGCTGCTCGGCGGACACGGCTACACCAAGGAACACCCGGTCGAGCGGTGGTACCGCGATCTGCGGGCCATCGGCGTCGCTGAGGGTGTGGTCGTCCTTTAA
- a CDS encoding acyl-CoA dehydrogenase family protein, with protein sequence MAINLEMPKKLQAVIEKGHQGAAEMLRPISRKYDVKEHAYPVELDTLADLFEGISEAKTISFAGAEAFADTAHDGKKTNVNGANMSALLNALEISWGDIALLLSVPRQGLGNAAISSVATPEQLERLGKDVWAAMAITEPGFGSDSAAVTTTATLDGDEYVINGEKIFVTAGSRASHIVVWATLDKSKGRAAIKSFIVPREHPGVIVERLERKLGIKASDTAVIRFDNARIPKDNLLGDPEIHVEKGFAGVMETFDNTRPIVAAMAVGVARAALEELRKLLTDAGIEISYDKPAHAQSAPAAEFLRMEADWEAGYLLTVRSAWQADNRIPNSKEASMGKAKAARVASDITLKAVELAGTTGYSEQTLLEKWARDSKILDIFEGTQQIQQLVVARRLLGLSSTELK encoded by the coding sequence ATGGCTATCAATCTGGAAATGCCCAAGAAGCTGCAGGCGGTCATCGAGAAGGGCCACCAAGGTGCGGCCGAGATGCTGCGGCCCATCTCGCGCAAGTACGACGTCAAGGAGCACGCCTACCCCGTCGAGCTCGACACCCTGGCCGACCTGTTCGAGGGCATCTCGGAGGCCAAGACCATCTCGTTCGCCGGGGCCGAGGCGTTCGCCGACACCGCCCACGACGGCAAGAAGACAAATGTCAACGGCGCCAACATGTCCGCACTGCTCAATGCCCTCGAGATCAGCTGGGGCGACATCGCGCTGCTGCTGTCGGTGCCGCGGCAGGGCCTGGGCAACGCGGCGATCTCCTCGGTGGCCACCCCCGAGCAGCTGGAGCGCCTCGGCAAGGACGTGTGGGCCGCCATGGCCATCACCGAGCCCGGCTTCGGCTCGGATTCGGCGGCGGTGACGACGACGGCGACCCTCGACGGCGACGAGTACGTCATCAACGGCGAGAAGATCTTCGTGACGGCCGGGTCCCGGGCCTCCCACATCGTGGTGTGGGCGACGCTGGACAAGTCGAAGGGCCGCGCGGCCATCAAGTCGTTCATCGTGCCGCGCGAGCACCCCGGCGTGATCGTCGAGCGGCTCGAACGCAAGCTGGGCATCAAGGCCTCCGACACCGCGGTGATCCGGTTCGACAACGCCCGCATCCCCAAGGACAACCTGCTCGGCGACCCGGAGATCCACGTGGAGAAGGGTTTTGCCGGGGTCATGGAGACCTTCGACAACACCCGTCCCATCGTGGCCGCGATGGCCGTCGGTGTGGCGCGGGCCGCACTCGAGGAGTTGCGCAAGCTGCTCACCGACGCCGGCATCGAGATCTCCTACGACAAGCCCGCGCACGCCCAGAGCGCCCCGGCCGCGGAGTTCCTCCGGATGGAGGCCGACTGGGAGGCCGGCTACCTGCTGACCGTGCGGTCGGCGTGGCAGGCCGACAACCGGATCCCCAACTCCAAGGAAGCCTCGATGGGTAAGGCCAAGGCCGCCCGCGTGGCCAGCGACATCACGCTGAAGGCCGTCGAATTGGCCGGCACCACCGGCTATTCCGAGCAGACGCTGCTGGAGAAGTGGGCGCGGGACTCGAAGATCCTGGACATCTTCGAGGGCACCCAGCAGATCCAGCAGCTGGTGGTGGCCCGCCGACTGCTCGGGCTGTCCTCGACCGAGCTGAAGTAG
- a CDS encoding TetR/AcrR family transcriptional regulator, protein MAPRATGNSRLSVDDWLQAGYTLIAEDGLQALKIDRLCARLGVTKGSFYWHFSDMAGYRSALIEAWAEQRGEEHRVYQEIRDRPPAERLSMMIKALISPRHWQLERAMREWARTDPNVAASVAAADRRVIRTVRQAFADLDFAPEEAELRAQTTFAAGIGFLQIAGSKTPPLSAAQRERFLEFMLRP, encoded by the coding sequence ATGGCCCCGCGCGCGACCGGCAACTCCCGCCTTTCCGTGGACGACTGGCTGCAGGCCGGGTACACGCTGATCGCCGAGGACGGCCTGCAGGCGCTCAAGATCGACCGGCTCTGCGCGCGGCTGGGCGTCACCAAGGGCAGTTTCTACTGGCACTTTTCCGATATGGCCGGCTATCGCAGTGCGCTGATCGAGGCCTGGGCCGAGCAGCGCGGCGAGGAGCACCGGGTCTACCAAGAGATCCGCGACCGGCCGCCGGCCGAGCGGCTGTCGATGATGATCAAGGCCCTGATCAGTCCGCGGCATTGGCAGCTGGAGCGGGCCATGCGGGAGTGGGCGCGCACCGACCCCAACGTCGCCGCCAGCGTGGCGGCCGCCGATCGCCGGGTGATCCGCACGGTGCGGCAGGCGTTCGCCGACCTGGACTTCGCCCCCGAGGAGGCGGAGTTGCGGGCGCAGACCACCTTCGCCGCGGGCATCGGCTTCCTGCAGATCGCCGGCAGCAAGACCCCTCCCCTGAGCGCCGCGCAGCGCGAGCGGTTCCTGGAGTTCATGCTCCGCCCCTGA
- a CDS encoding homogentisate 1,2-dioxygenase, whose protein sequence is MESFVHLRKGKTPKRVHADLDGLKDDELGRGGFVGRTANMYRRNDPTAYRTVGPLRPTDVLSSELKPADATDPQGAPLLMFSNADCQVLLSRRTEEMPFFVRYFDGDLLFFVHKGTGRLETELGPLDYREGDWVYIPKACTWRQIPAAETTLLMIQATEEFRVPPAGTLGRHFPFDPAQATIPDPQPIDDGEGPHVDGEYEVRLMHDGGPTSLFYQHHPLDVEGWRGDNFPFTFNIDDYTVITSESVHLPPTVHLFMQATGVYIMNFLPKPAETVPGTERTPWYHRNVDYDEIAFFHGGTLYGIPMPPGLVSHAPQGVHHGAPEKARERARRKFDDYDRVDWSVIAIDTRRRLIPSAEILANDLGQH, encoded by the coding sequence ATGGAATCCTTCGTCCACCTGCGCAAAGGCAAAACCCCCAAGCGCGTTCACGCCGATCTCGACGGCCTCAAGGACGACGAACTCGGCCGCGGCGGCTTCGTCGGGCGGACCGCCAACATGTACCGCCGCAACGACCCGACCGCGTATCGCACGGTCGGCCCGCTGCGGCCCACCGACGTGCTCAGTTCCGAACTCAAGCCGGCCGACGCCACCGATCCCCAGGGCGCTCCCCTGCTGATGTTCTCCAACGCCGACTGCCAGGTTCTGCTGAGCCGCCGCACCGAGGAGATGCCGTTCTTCGTGCGCTACTTCGACGGCGACCTGCTGTTCTTCGTGCACAAGGGCACCGGCCGGTTGGAAACCGAACTCGGACCGCTGGACTACCGCGAGGGCGACTGGGTCTACATCCCGAAGGCCTGCACCTGGCGCCAGATCCCGGCCGCCGAGACCACCCTGCTGATGATCCAGGCCACCGAAGAGTTCCGCGTGCCCCCGGCCGGCACCCTCGGCCGCCACTTCCCGTTCGACCCCGCGCAGGCCACCATCCCGGATCCGCAGCCGATCGACGACGGCGAGGGCCCGCACGTCGACGGCGAGTACGAGGTCCGCCTCATGCATGATGGCGGCCCCACATCGCTCTTCTACCAACATCATCCGCTCGACGTGGAGGGGTGGCGCGGCGACAACTTCCCGTTCACCTTCAACATCGACGACTACACGGTCATCACCTCCGAGAGCGTCCACCTGCCCCCCACGGTGCACCTGTTCATGCAGGCCACCGGCGTCTACATCATGAATTTCCTGCCCAAGCCGGCCGAGACCGTCCCCGGCACCGAACGCACCCCGTGGTACCACCGCAACGTCGACTACGACGAGATCGCGTTCTTCCACGGCGGGACGCTCTACGGCATCCCGATGCCGCCCGGCCTGGTTTCCCATGCGCCGCAAGGGGTTCACCACGGCGCCCCGGAGAAGGCCCGGGAACGCGCCCGCCGCAAGTTCGACGACTACGACCGGGTGGACTGGTCGGTGATCGCCATCGACACCCGCCGCCGCCTGATTCCCTCCGCCGAAATCCTCGCCAACGATCTGGGGCAACACTGA
- a CDS encoding alpha/beta hydrolase family protein encodes MTSTATTNTETRTKFEYDRIPYLVAYQNTSGVRDVYGGVAELVVLESYLLKPKDKPSDTVLVFMHPIGGGAYLPMINGLARAGHHVIYCNSRFRGTDSALLMEKVVEDLGECIKDAKNRLGYSKVVLAGWSGGGSLSVFYQQQAQHPTVTASPSGDGPDLTKLGLIPADGIMLLAAHISRHGTMTEWLDASILDENDPSKRDPELDLYNPDNPNQPPYTAEFLDRYREAQIARNRRITQWVKAKLAELQAAGRPEDEFAFVVHGTMADPRWLDPTVDPNDRKPGTCYLGDPQVVNNSPVGLARFCTLRSWLSQWSYDDANGDAVKAGPDIAVPALVIGNLADDACTPSHTRRLFEAIGHPDKEMHEIAGANHYYAGPDQRDTLREAVGICTDWLHRHGFSLETP; translated from the coding sequence ATGACGAGCACCGCAACGACGAACACTGAGACCCGCACCAAGTTCGAGTACGACCGGATCCCGTATCTGGTTGCCTACCAGAACACTTCGGGCGTCCGCGACGTGTACGGCGGAGTCGCCGAGCTGGTGGTGCTGGAAAGCTATCTGCTCAAGCCCAAGGACAAGCCGTCCGACACCGTGCTGGTCTTCATGCACCCCATCGGGGGCGGGGCCTACCTGCCGATGATCAACGGGCTCGCCCGGGCCGGACACCACGTCATCTACTGCAACAGTCGCTTCCGCGGCACCGACTCCGCGCTGCTGATGGAGAAGGTGGTCGAGGATCTCGGCGAGTGCATCAAGGACGCCAAGAACCGCCTGGGTTATTCGAAGGTGGTGCTGGCCGGCTGGAGTGGCGGCGGCTCGCTGTCGGTGTTCTACCAGCAGCAGGCCCAGCACCCGACGGTGACCGCGAGCCCGTCCGGCGACGGCCCCGACCTGACCAAGCTGGGCCTGATCCCGGCCGACGGCATCATGTTGCTCGCGGCGCACATCAGCCGCCACGGCACCATGACCGAATGGCTCGACGCCTCCATTCTCGACGAGAACGACCCCAGCAAGCGCGACCCGGAGTTGGACCTCTACAACCCCGACAACCCGAACCAGCCGCCCTACACCGCGGAGTTCCTGGACCGCTACCGCGAGGCGCAGATCGCCCGCAACCGGCGAATCACCCAGTGGGTCAAGGCCAAGCTCGCCGAACTGCAGGCGGCCGGGCGCCCCGAGGACGAGTTCGCCTTCGTCGTGCACGGCACCATGGCCGATCCGCGCTGGCTGGACCCGACCGTCGACCCCAACGACCGCAAGCCCGGCACCTGCTATCTGGGCGACCCGCAGGTGGTCAACAACTCCCCCGTCGGCCTGGCCCGGTTCTGCACGCTGCGCAGCTGGCTGTCGCAGTGGAGCTACGACGACGCCAACGGTGACGCGGTCAAGGCCGGACCCGACATCGCCGTCCCGGCGCTGGTGATCGGCAACCTGGCCGACGACGCGTGCACCCCCAGCCACACCCGTCGGCTGTTCGAGGCGATCGGGCACCCCGACAAGGAGATGCACGAGATCGCCGGGGCCAACCACTATTACGCGGGTCCCGACCAACGCGACACCCTGCGCGAGGCGGTCGGGATCTGCACCGACTGGCTGCACCGGCACGGCTTCTCCCTGGAGACACCGTGA
- a CDS encoding CaiB/BaiF CoA transferase family protein: protein MTPTGPLDGIRVIEVGTLISGPFAGRLLGDMGAEVVKIEPPGTPDPLRTWGQAELDGEHFFWTVHARNKKAVTLNLREAAGRELFLDLVDKSDIIVENFRPGTLEKWNLGYDVLAQRNPGIILVRVSGYGQTGPEAHKAGYASVAEAASGLRHMNGFPGGPPPRLALSLGDSLAGMFAAQGALAALYRRTVTGTGQIVDAALTESCLAIQESTIPDYDIGGVVRGPSGTRLEGIAPSNIYRSADGSWVVIAANQDTVFRRLCGAMGRPELADDDRFVNHVARGRNQDELDKIIGEWAAQRPPGEIIDTLSKAGVISGPINTVAEVVTDPQLNARGMIADHFDERIGRNVKGPGVVPVLSESPGTIRSAGSARPGQHNDEIYRGLLGRSAAELEQLHAEGVL from the coding sequence GTGACCCCGACCGGGCCGCTGGACGGCATCCGGGTCATCGAGGTCGGCACACTGATCTCGGGGCCGTTCGCGGGTCGACTGCTCGGCGACATGGGCGCCGAGGTCGTCAAGATCGAGCCGCCCGGTACGCCGGATCCGCTGCGCACCTGGGGGCAGGCCGAACTCGACGGCGAGCACTTCTTCTGGACCGTGCACGCCCGCAACAAGAAGGCCGTCACGCTGAACCTGCGGGAGGCGGCGGGCCGCGAGCTGTTCCTGGACCTGGTCGACAAGTCCGACATCATCGTCGAGAACTTCCGCCCGGGCACGCTGGAGAAGTGGAACCTGGGCTATGACGTGCTGGCCCAACGCAATCCCGGCATCATCCTGGTGCGGGTCTCCGGCTACGGCCAGACCGGGCCCGAGGCCCACAAGGCCGGCTACGCCTCGGTGGCCGAGGCAGCCAGCGGCCTGCGGCACATGAACGGCTTCCCCGGCGGGCCGCCGCCGCGGCTGGCGCTGTCCCTGGGCGACAGCCTGGCCGGCATGTTCGCCGCGCAGGGGGCCCTGGCGGCGCTGTATCGCCGGACCGTCACCGGGACCGGGCAGATCGTCGACGCGGCGCTGACCGAATCCTGTTTGGCCATCCAGGAATCCACCATCCCCGACTACGACATCGGCGGTGTCGTCCGCGGCCCGTCGGGCACCCGGCTCGAAGGCATCGCCCCGTCGAACATCTACCGCAGCGCCGACGGCAGCTGGGTGGTGATCGCGGCCAACCAGGACACGGTCTTCCGCCGGCTGTGCGGGGCCATGGGCCGGCCGGAGCTGGCGGACGACGACCGCTTCGTCAACCACGTCGCGCGCGGACGCAATCAGGACGAACTCGACAAGATCATCGGCGAGTGGGCCGCGCAGCGCCCGCCGGGCGAGATCATCGACACGCTGTCGAAGGCCGGGGTCATCTCCGGCCCCATCAACACCGTCGCCGAGGTGGTGACCGACCCGCAACTGAACGCGCGCGGGATGATCGCCGATCACTTCGACGAGCGCATCGGGCGCAACGTCAAGGGCCCGGGGGTGGTCCCGGTGCTCTCCGAATCGCCGGGCACCATCCGGTCGGCGGGCTCGGCGCGGCCGGGCCAGCACAACGACGAGATCTACCGCGGCCTGCTCGGTCGCAGCGCCGCCGAACTCGAACAGCTGCACGCCGAGGGGGTGCTATGA
- a CDS encoding hydroxymethylglutaryl-CoA lyase, producing the protein MSDLPSQVTIREVSLRDGLQIEEPISLDAKIELLEAVVATGVREVEATAFVSPSKVPALADAEQFAAELKRFSAPHFDVEFSALVASPNGARRAIAAGLNSIEYVVSAADSHSRANVGRGTEEATVAIADVLRIARDNEAKLEVIVATAWDCPFDGPTAPQRVLDIVTAACDLGVDRIAIADTIGTATPRRVGTLLTQVQQIIGDTPLGAHFHNTRGAGLASAYAAVQAGVTRLDASVGGLGGCPFAPGASGNIATEDLVYLLRDSDIDTGVDLDRTIEAAGVAQRLIGHELPSSLLRAGDRIGG; encoded by the coding sequence ATGAGCGACTTGCCCAGCCAGGTCACCATCCGCGAGGTCTCCCTGCGCGACGGCCTGCAGATCGAAGAGCCGATCTCGTTGGACGCCAAGATCGAACTGCTCGAGGCGGTGGTCGCCACCGGCGTGCGCGAGGTCGAGGCCACCGCCTTCGTCTCGCCGTCGAAGGTGCCCGCCCTGGCCGACGCCGAGCAGTTCGCCGCCGAGTTGAAACGGTTCAGCGCACCGCATTTCGACGTCGAGTTCTCGGCGTTGGTCGCCAGCCCCAACGGCGCGCGGCGCGCCATCGCCGCGGGCCTGAACTCGATCGAGTACGTCGTGTCGGCGGCCGATTCGCACAGCCGGGCCAACGTGGGTCGGGGCACCGAGGAGGCCACTGTCGCGATCGCCGACGTCCTGCGGATCGCCCGGGACAACGAGGCCAAGCTGGAGGTCATCGTCGCGACCGCCTGGGACTGCCCGTTCGACGGCCCCACCGCCCCGCAGCGGGTGCTCGACATCGTCACGGCCGCCTGCGATCTCGGCGTGGACCGCATCGCGATCGCCGACACCATCGGGACCGCCACCCCGCGCCGGGTCGGCACCCTGCTCACCCAGGTCCAGCAGATCATCGGCGACACCCCGCTGGGCGCGCACTTCCACAACACCCGCGGGGCCGGGCTGGCCAGCGCGTACGCGGCCGTACAGGCCGGGGTGACGCGCCTCGACGCCTCGGTCGGCGGCCTGGGCGGTTGCCCGTTCGCCCCCGGGGCCAGCGGCAACATCGCCACCGAGGACCTGGTGTACCTGCTGCGCGACAGCGATATCGACACCGGTGTGGACCTGGACCGGACCATCGAGGCGGCCGGGGTCGCGCAGCGGCTCATCGGCCACGAACTGCCCAGTTCGCTGCTGCGGGCCGGGGACCGGATCGGCGGCTGA
- a CDS encoding TetR/AcrR family transcriptional regulator — MTPRTLSSKGQQTRAALEHAARKLFAERGFHATTLADITSAAGKSSAAFYRYFDDKEDLLAALAQSFLQDIVAPSGTDLRLPESAEDTEFFTTAVTGYWNMFKQNIGIMVAVDQLGAGQPRFAEVQNAFRRFGMDIVRASVRAARAQGYADDLDPDHLALAIALMFEQFTTVYLRPDAAALGVRSTDEDAVHTLATIWRKTLYGR; from the coding sequence ATGACCCCGCGCACGCTGTCCAGCAAGGGACAGCAAACCCGGGCCGCCCTCGAGCACGCGGCCCGGAAACTGTTCGCCGAGCGCGGCTTTCACGCCACCACGCTGGCCGATATCACCTCCGCCGCCGGCAAGTCGTCGGCGGCGTTCTACCGCTACTTCGACGACAAGGAGGATCTGCTGGCGGCGCTGGCGCAGAGCTTCCTGCAGGACATCGTCGCGCCGTCGGGCACCGACCTGCGGCTACCGGAATCGGCGGAGGACACCGAGTTCTTCACCACCGCGGTCACCGGCTACTGGAACATGTTCAAACAGAACATCGGCATCATGGTGGCCGTCGACCAACTCGGTGCCGGCCAGCCCCGGTTCGCCGAGGTGCAGAACGCGTTCCGGCGCTTCGGGATGGACATCGTGCGGGCCTCGGTACGCGCGGCGCGCGCGCAGGGATACGCCGACGACCTGGACCCCGACCACCTGGCGTTGGCCATCGCGTTGATGTTCGAACAGTTCACCACCGTCTATCTGCGCCCCGACGCCGCCGCACTGGGCGTCCGCAGCACCGACGAGGATGCCGTACACACCCTGGCGACCATCTGGCGAAAGACGCTGTACGGTCGCTGA
- a CDS encoding acyl-CoA dehydrogenase family protein, which produces MDFTLPDHLPGLLAEMDAFIEAEIKPLERENMQYFDRRREFARTDLDNGGIPNREWEDLLDEMRRRADKAGWLRYGLPTEFGGRGGSNLDMAVIREHLAHKGLGLHNDLQDESSIVGNFPQVIMMSRFGTEAQRKDWCEALITGEKSMAFGLSEPNHGSDATWLETRAVRDGDDWVINGTKRWNTGVHRATHDLIFARTSGEAGQATGITAFLVPCDAEGFEVPYYWWTFNMPSDHAEVELKDVRVPAEAVLGEVDRGLEVGQTFLHENRIRQAASSLGAAQYCIDRAAAYAGERIVFGKPLSVNQAVQWPLAELQTEAQMVRLLVYYAAWHLDRDHHMEVSDKVSMANYRANRLVCEAADRAMQIHGGLGYSRHEPFEHIYRHHRRYRITEGAEEIQIRRVAQRMLKFGRK; this is translated from the coding sequence GTGGATTTCACCCTGCCGGATCATCTGCCCGGTCTGCTCGCCGAGATGGACGCCTTCATCGAGGCCGAGATCAAACCGCTGGAACGCGAGAACATGCAGTACTTCGATCGGCGCCGCGAGTTCGCGCGCACCGATCTGGACAACGGTGGCATCCCCAACCGCGAGTGGGAGGACCTGCTCGACGAGATGCGCCGCCGCGCCGACAAGGCGGGCTGGCTGCGTTACGGCCTGCCCACCGAGTTCGGCGGCCGCGGCGGCAGCAACCTCGACATGGCCGTCATCCGAGAGCACCTGGCGCACAAGGGACTCGGATTGCACAACGACCTGCAGGACGAGTCGTCGATCGTCGGCAACTTCCCGCAGGTGATCATGATGTCGCGGTTCGGCACCGAGGCCCAGCGCAAGGACTGGTGCGAGGCGCTGATCACCGGCGAGAAGTCGATGGCGTTCGGGTTGAGTGAACCCAACCACGGCAGCGATGCCACCTGGCTGGAGACCCGCGCCGTGCGCGACGGCGACGACTGGGTCATCAACGGCACCAAACGCTGGAACACCGGCGTGCACCGCGCCACCCACGACCTCATCTTCGCCCGCACCTCCGGGGAGGCCGGGCAGGCCACCGGCATCACGGCGTTCCTGGTGCCCTGCGACGCCGAGGGATTCGAGGTCCCCTACTACTGGTGGACCTTCAACATGCCCAGCGACCACGCGGAGGTCGAACTCAAGGATGTCCGGGTGCCCGCGGAAGCGGTGCTCGGCGAGGTGGACCGCGGCCTCGAGGTCGGTCAGACCTTCCTGCACGAGAACCGGATTCGGCAGGCCGCCTCCAGCCTGGGTGCCGCGCAGTACTGTATCGACCGCGCCGCCGCCTACGCCGGTGAGCGCATCGTCTTCGGCAAGCCGCTGTCGGTGAACCAGGCCGTGCAGTGGCCGCTGGCCGAACTGCAGACCGAGGCGCAGATGGTGCGGCTGCTGGTGTACTACGCGGCCTGGCATCTGGATCGCGATCACCACATGGAGGTCTCCGACAAGGTCTCGATGGCCAATTACCGTGCCAACCGGCTGGTGTGCGAGGCCGCCGACCGCGCCATGCAGATCCACGGCGGCCTCGGTTACAGCCGCCACGAGCCGTTCGAGCACATCTACCGGCACCACCGCCGGTACCGGATCACCGAGGGCGCCGAGGAAATCCAGATCCGCCGGGTCGCCCAGCGCATGCTCAAGTTCGGCCGCAAATGA
- a CDS encoding phosphotransferase family protein has product MSLAAQLGTILGAEIEDLARLTGGASRTTWSFTARTDAGTRALILRTGPPEEIHASMELEARVQALAAEQGAPVPEILAASNSVAPLGNPYLICTAIGGETIVRRIYRGLDDAGRASLLRQCADALARIHRIDPAAAELGAEDPVAAARAELDAMNDTTATFEFAFRWLERHRPAAAAPTLVHGDFRMGNLIVDGSRLAAVLDWELVHAGDPVEDLAWFCIRAWRFGAPKELGAGGLGSIEEFLSAYEAAGGAAIDRAAFRWWLVLATLRWGVICRFQAERHLSGESPSVELATIGRRVCETEWDLLNLMEAS; this is encoded by the coding sequence ATGAGCCTGGCGGCACAACTCGGCACCATCCTGGGCGCCGAGATCGAGGACCTGGCCCGCTTGACCGGCGGCGCGAGCCGCACTACCTGGTCGTTCACGGCGCGCACCGACGCCGGGACCCGGGCCCTGATCCTGCGCACCGGGCCCCCCGAGGAGATCCACGCCAGCATGGAGCTCGAGGCCCGGGTCCAGGCGTTGGCCGCCGAGCAGGGCGCCCCGGTGCCGGAGATCCTCGCGGCGTCGAACTCCGTTGCCCCACTGGGCAATCCCTATCTGATCTGCACGGCCATCGGCGGGGAGACCATCGTCCGGCGGATCTACCGCGGGCTCGACGACGCGGGCCGGGCCTCGCTGCTGCGCCAATGCGCGGACGCGCTGGCCAGGATCCACCGGATCGACCCGGCCGCCGCCGAACTCGGCGCCGAGGACCCGGTGGCGGCGGCACGCGCCGAACTCGACGCCATGAACGACACCACCGCCACGTTCGAGTTCGCGTTCCGGTGGCTCGAGCGCCACCGCCCGGCCGCCGCGGCCCCCACGCTGGTGCACGGGGACTTCCGGATGGGCAACCTCATCGTCGACGGGTCGCGCCTGGCGGCGGTCCTCGACTGGGAGCTGGTGCACGCCGGCGACCCGGTCGAGGACCTGGCCTGGTTCTGCATCCGGGCCTGGCGGTTCGGCGCACCCAAGGAACTCGGCGCCGGCGGCCTGGGCAGCATCGAAGAGTTCCTGAGCGCCTACGAGGCCGCCGGCGGTGCGGCCATCGACCGGGCGGCGTTCCGCTGGTGGCTGGTGCTGGCCACCCTGCGGTGGGGGGTGATCTGCCGGTTCCAGGCCGAGCGGCACCTCTCGGGCGAGTCCCCGTCAGTGGAACTGGCGACCATCGGGCGCCGGGTCTGCGAGACGGAGTGGGATCTGCTCAACCTGATGGAGGCGTCATGA